The proteins below come from a single Chryseobacterium nepalense genomic window:
- a CDS encoding DUF1573 domain-containing protein has translation MKKTLSIIALSVIGFGFVSCKKENKENQEKLLTERPEIHRNGPADSAGAAAATPETAAPAPVSNQPLTTIALSESNFDFGKVKKGDKVQHVYEITNTGSNPLVISEVKPGCGCTVPDFTKEPIMPGKKGKITLHFDSTNFDGNVNKYADVFANVEKAPIKLTFTANIQP, from the coding sequence ATGAAAAAGACGTTATCAATTATCGCTTTATCAGTAATAGGTTTTGGATTTGTTTCTTGTAAAAAGGAAAACAAAGAAAACCAGGAAAAACTTCTTACCGAAAGACCGGAAATTCACAGAAATGGTCCGGCAGATTCTGCAGGTGCTGCTGCAGCAACTCCTGAAACGGCAGCTCCGGCGCCTGTATCCAACCAGCCTTTAACTACTATTGCTCTTTCTGAAAGCAACTTCGATTTCGGAAAAGTAAAAAAAGGAGATAAAGTGCAGCACGTATATGAAATTACAAATACAGGAAGCAATCCTCTGGTGATTTCAGAAGTAAAACCGGGATGTGGATGTACTGTTCCTGACTTTACTAAAGAGCCGATTATGCCGGGTAAAAAAGGGAAAATTACCCTCCACTTTGATTCTACAAACTTTGATGGAAACGTAAACAAATATGCAGACGTTTTCGCCAATGTAGAAAAAGCTCCTATCAAATTAACATTCACCGCGAATATTCAACCATAA
- the yajC gene encoding preprotein translocase subunit YajC, whose amino-acid sequence MNLLSIFLQAPAQGGNSSMMLIMMGVMFVGFYFLMIRPQMRKQKQEKNFQETLKVGTRVVLTSGLHGRIAQVQDDGFVIETLSGKLKFEKAAVSREFTEARFGDKAKAAEKAEDKKEIETDKK is encoded by the coding sequence ATGAATTTATTATCAATTTTTTTACAGGCACCTGCTCAGGGAGGTAACTCTTCCATGATGCTGATTATGATGGGGGTGATGTTTGTAGGTTTTTATTTTTTAATGATAAGACCGCAAATGAGAAAGCAGAAGCAGGAGAAGAATTTCCAGGAAACCCTTAAGGTAGGAACCAGAGTGGTTCTTACTTCAGGACTTCACGGAAGGATTGCTCAGGTTCAGGATGATGGTTTTGTAATCGAAACATTATCGGGAAAGCTAAAGTTTGAAAAAGCGGCTGTTTCCAGAGAATTTACGGAGGCCCGTTTTGGAGATAAAGCCAAAGCTGCTGAAAAAGCAGAAGACAAAAAGGAAATTGAAACGGATAAGAAATAA